From Amycolatopsis sp. cg9, one genomic window encodes:
- a CDS encoding DUF1737 domain-containing protein has translation MTDQPPNGLPRYRLLTGPDDAKFCHRVSEALELGYRLHGSPAATFDGDQVIVAQALLWQGEQG, from the coding sequence ATGACGGACCAGCCGCCGAACGGCCTGCCCCGCTACCGCCTGCTCACCGGCCCCGACGACGCGAAGTTCTGCCACCGCGTCAGCGAGGCGCTCGAACTCGGCTACCGCCTGCACGGCTCGCCGGCGGCGACGTTCGACGGAGACCAGGTGATCGTGGCCCAGGCGCTGCTGTGGCAGGGCGAGCAGGGCTGA